A DNA window from Camelina sativa cultivar DH55 chromosome 13, Cs, whole genome shotgun sequence contains the following coding sequences:
- the LOC104736585 gene encoding uncharacterized protein LOC104736585, whose product MAESPSHSDAQLVAHQSPGHQAESDLTSLVFDMSQQVQMAMENMLKMVNEIDQNSVGIKEEIEKSKDFAMEKKRILEEEKEQFQKAAYTILDMLSNNSRG is encoded by the exons ATGGCGGAATCACCGTCGCACAGTGACGCGCAGCTCGTTGCTCATCAATCTCCTGGTCATCAAGCTGAATCGGATCTCACGTCTCTCGTCTtcg ATATGTCACAGCAAGTTCAGATGGCAATGGAGAACATGCTCAAGATGGTCAA TGAGATCGATCAAAACTCTGTTGGAATTaaggaagagattgagaaaTCAAAGGATTTTGcaatggagaagaaaaggatTCTCGAGGAAGAGAAGGAACAGTTTCAGAAAGCTGCTTACACTATTCTTGACATGCTAAGCAACAACAGCCGAGGCTAA
- the LOC104736583 gene encoding E3 ubiquitin-protein ligase MIEL1-like isoform X2 has protein sequence MGDVYVNFPQQPQKSEREKAEMSRNLHPHSINEESESSTLERVAAESLINEVLGRGLMEHGRRCCIRAPCCNEIFGCHHCHNEAKNSINVDHKQRHDIPRHQVRQVICLLCGTEQEVGQICIHCGVCMGKYFCNVCKLYDDDTSKQQYHCDGCGICRIGGRENFFHCYKCGCCYSILLKNSHPCVEGAMHHDCPICFEFLFESRNDVTVLPCRHTIHQKCLEEMRDHYQYACPLCSKSVCDMSKVWEKFDMEIAATPMPEPYQNRMVQILCNDCGKKSEVLYHVVAQKCPDCKSYNTRQTRG, from the exons ATGGGAGATGTGTATGTCAACTTCCCTCAGCAACCACAGAAGTCTGAACGAGAAAAGGCTGAGATGTCAAGAAATCTGCACCCTCATTCAATCAATGAAGAATCTGAATCGTCAACTCTAGAAAGGGTAGCGGCAGAGTCATTAATAAACGAAGTTCTTGGTAGAGGACTAATGGAGCATGG AAGAAGGTGTTGCATTAGAGCTCCTTGCTGTAATGAGATCTTTGGTTGCCATCATTGTCATAATGAGGCAAAG AACAGTATAAATGTAGATCACAAACAGAGACATGATATTCCTCGACACCAAGTTAGACAG GTTATTTGCTTACTCTGTGGCACTGAACAAGAG GTTGGCCAAATTTGTATCCACTGCGGAGTGTGCATGGGGAAGTACTTCTGTAATGTCTGCAAGCTCTACGATGATGAT ACGTCTAAACAACAGTATCACTGTGACGGGTGTGGAATCTGCAG AATCGGTGGGCGTGAAAATTTCTTCCACTGTTACAAGTGTG GCTGTTGTTATTCAATCCTCCTCAAGAACAGTCACCCTTGTGTTGAAGGAGCAATGCATCACGATTGCCCCATATGCTTTGAG TTTCTTTTTGAATCAAGGAACGATGTGACGGTTTTACCTTGTAGACACACAATCCATCAGAAATGCTTGGAGGAAATGAGAGATCATTACCA ATACGCGTGTCCACTATGCTCAAAATCTGTATGCGACATGTCAAAGGTGTGGGAGAAATTTGACATGGAGATTGCGGCTACACCGATGCCAGAACCATACCAAAACAGAATG gttCAGATTCTATGCAACGACTGTGGGAAAAAATCAGAGGTACTGTACCATGTGGTGGCTCAGAAATGCCCAGACTGCAAATCATACAACACTCGCCAAACCAGAGGTTGA
- the LOC104736583 gene encoding E3 ubiquitin-protein ligase MIEL1-like isoform X1: MGDVYVNFPQQPQKSEREKAEMSRNLHPHSINEESESSTLERVAAESLINEVLGRGLMEHGCPHYRRRCCIRAPCCNEIFGCHHCHNEAKNSINVDHKQRHDIPRHQVRQVICLLCGTEQEVGQICIHCGVCMGKYFCNVCKLYDDDTSKQQYHCDGCGICRIGGRENFFHCYKCGCCYSILLKNSHPCVEGAMHHDCPICFEFLFESRNDVTVLPCRHTIHQKCLEEMRDHYQYACPLCSKSVCDMSKVWEKFDMEIAATPMPEPYQNRMVQILCNDCGKKSEVLYHVVAQKCPDCKSYNTRQTRG, from the exons ATGGGAGATGTGTATGTCAACTTCCCTCAGCAACCACAGAAGTCTGAACGAGAAAAGGCTGAGATGTCAAGAAATCTGCACCCTCATTCAATCAATGAAGAATCTGAATCGTCAACTCTAGAAAGGGTAGCGGCAGAGTCATTAATAAACGAAGTTCTTGGTAGAGGACTAATGGAGCATGG ATGTCCGCATTACAGAAGAAGGTGTTGCATTAGAGCTCCTTGCTGTAATGAGATCTTTGGTTGCCATCATTGTCATAATGAGGCAAAG AACAGTATAAATGTAGATCACAAACAGAGACATGATATTCCTCGACACCAAGTTAGACAG GTTATTTGCTTACTCTGTGGCACTGAACAAGAG GTTGGCCAAATTTGTATCCACTGCGGAGTGTGCATGGGGAAGTACTTCTGTAATGTCTGCAAGCTCTACGATGATGAT ACGTCTAAACAACAGTATCACTGTGACGGGTGTGGAATCTGCAG AATCGGTGGGCGTGAAAATTTCTTCCACTGTTACAAGTGTG GCTGTTGTTATTCAATCCTCCTCAAGAACAGTCACCCTTGTGTTGAAGGAGCAATGCATCACGATTGCCCCATATGCTTTGAG TTTCTTTTTGAATCAAGGAACGATGTGACGGTTTTACCTTGTAGACACACAATCCATCAGAAATGCTTGGAGGAAATGAGAGATCATTACCA ATACGCGTGTCCACTATGCTCAAAATCTGTATGCGACATGTCAAAGGTGTGGGAGAAATTTGACATGGAGATTGCGGCTACACCGATGCCAGAACCATACCAAAACAGAATG gttCAGATTCTATGCAACGACTGTGGGAAAAAATCAGAGGTACTGTACCATGTGGTGGCTCAGAAATGCCCAGACTGCAAATCATACAACACTCGCCAAACCAGAGGTTGA